In Dromaius novaehollandiae isolate bDroNov1 chromosome 29, bDroNov1.hap1, whole genome shotgun sequence, the DNA window GTGACTTCAGGCAGGTACAGCTGCCCTCCCCAAGACGCTGCTCGGAAGAGcaccctccttcctctcctccttacAGAGGGCCATGCTGGCAAGCTCCTGCAGAGCCGCGAGGAGCTTCCTCGGCCCGTGCTGCCAAGGTTGGGGGCAGGCCCGAGGCAGCAAAAGGCACCGGAGACGACTGCTGCCAGGTGAGTCCCttggggaaagggggaaggggaacaCTTGTGTCCCCACAGAAGAGAGGTCCCTTTGGCCACGCCAGCCCCAGGCACTGGGAAAAGGCAAGCCTGGGAAGCGTGGCGACCCCGTGATGAAGCTGTTTTTAGCCTCCTCTTTCCCAGGGAATCTCCCCTTTGTGGAAGGCACCAGAGAGGGCCCGGGAGCGGGAAACGGCAGGACTGCTTTTCTTCACTAGCACCCTCTCGTATGGGCCCCAGGGCAGAAGTTAGTGCAATGGCCAGGCAGCGTGTCAGAGTATCTCtgggaggctgtggttgccgacggccctgctcctctgcttgtCCCAGGAAGAGGGGCCTAGACAGGGGCCTCCGCAGCATGCCTGAGGCCCCGTTGGGCCCTAGCTGAGTGCTGGAGCTCGGGGTCAcctctttctctgctgctgtgagcagcatTAGGCAAATGCAGCTCATTCTTTGGCAGCACTGCCTTccgctgcagaggcaggtgcacggcctgggagcccaggagggaGAACCAGCTGCCCCTGGGCTCATGCAGCCTCCTCCCGGCGTCTCTTTGCAGTCCGCTCGCAGCAGGcgcaggcagctcccccaggacgaAGCAGCCCAGCAAGGAGAaaccagctgctgcagccaggtCCACAGCTGCACCCACTGTTCCTTTGAGCTATAGGAGACTCTTGCAGGTACCTGCCCCGAGTTGCTGCAATTCCCGGGCTCTTTGGACCTGTACAGAAGGCCGGCTGTGCACATAGCGCTTCTGCAAAGATCCCTGAGGAGGTGTTCACTTGAACATTTCCGTTACTTCCTCCAGAGCCTCTTACAGCCCAGAAGTCAGGCTCTGCCCTTACAGCGTGTCATTCCCTCCGGTCCTTTCAGGAAACCCACGTGGagccttccctggggcactgctgCTCTAGCGTCGGGCAGTGGTGCATTTTGAGGCTATGGAAAGTGTACAGGTCTTTTCTTGAGCGTGAATAGTGGAGCTCGTGGGTCGCGGGTTTGGAAGCAAAGCACTAATTCCCACCTGCGTAATGTCTTTATGAAACCCCTGCAGGGTTTTTCTCATCAGGGCTGTAACAGTCGAAAGAGCAAGCAGCAAAGGGGCAAAGTCCCGATGTTCCTCCCTGCCCATTGCCGGGCTGTGGGGTGTTGGGGGAGCAGCCAGTGGACACTGTCTCCTCCTTGGCAGGAGTTGGGCAGTGaggagacttgggctccccatcCTCCGGCggagcccaggagaaaggagaccAAGCGGAGGCGGAGAACAGCTGCGAAACCTCCACCAGCAGAGCAGAAGAGTGCAGCGGCCATGGTGCAGCCAATCCAGCCCAAGTAAGTGTGTGCCAGCTCCAGCCGCAGCCTGGGGCAGTGGAGGGGCCGTGACCCCCCCAAGGTATTATGGATGCAAGTCCCCGAGGCCTGGGGTGGCATAGCACCTCCTCTGATTTCTCGTGCCATGGCAATGACCTGGGTTCCTGCCTgcctcctcccaggggcctttGTGCAGCCCCCAGCTAACCTCGGAAACTCCTCCCAGGTTGCGAGGGCTGTTGGTGCACGCGGGCCTGGGTGGGTgccggggctggagcagggcagaggcaggaagggTGCCAGGCAGCGGGTGAGAGATTTGTGCCTCTcgttgcagccacctttcccctcgagcagTCCAGGTTCTGAAaggcttggaggcattcaggacCCGCCAAGaaacattcaagtgtgctgccgAGAGGAAGAGAGCGCAGCAAGaggagcagaagcagctgcccTGGTAAATCTCTCCCGAGAGGGAGGCTGCTTTCCCCTGCTGCAATGCCCATGCTCCCACTGACGGCAGCATCAGGGGAAAGGGCatctcttctctgccttctccctgttcCTACAACTGCCCCCCTTGCTGTTGAACTCTCTAGCAGTCGGCGAGGATGCTGGTATGGCTCCGGAGGGGAAGGCCCTACGAAGAGCGCTGTCCACAAGGCAGAGGAGCACCATGGGCAAGGCCAAATACAGGTCCTGAGCTGCTGCAATGGAGCTGTCTGGCCCTAAAGCAGGGCCCGCGATGAGCAATGGCACTCAAGCGTGGAGAGTGGAGCTTGTGGGTCATAAGAGACCCTCAAATTGTTTGTGATCAACTGCGGAGCCTGGCGTAACTTGGGGCCTCCGAACCTTTTAGGAGTGAAACGGGGCCGACAGGCTGGCTGAAGTGGGGGGTGCAGGAGTGAGGGTAAGAGCTGCAGAAAGCCCTGCCGGGAGCTGAGACTAATGCCGTGTGCTGTTGCGTTTGTGTGGCCCTCCAGGAAACCATGGAGATTGTGCAGTGGGACCAAGGGCAGAGCCTGGCCTTCTTGTACCAGGAACAGCAAAAAGAAGCGCAGGcagaatgggctgcgtgggaagcctgctTTGCAGGGCAGGCTCAAGAGCTGGCCCAGGTACTGGCAGCATTTGACACCATTGGGGACACAGCGTCTAGTGGGTTTTCCAATGGTGTCAGCACGAGCTGGGGTCTTCAGGGCAGCCTCACTGCCATCCGTCCGCATCCGCGCTCCTCCCGTTGGAAGATCTCCCTGCTGGAATTTCTGCCTGCCCCGATGTTTTCTTGTTCCACCTTATTTCCTAATGTAGCCACTTCTGGAAACAGCTTTTCACCCCCTGCCtacctctctctccccacccaaACTCCTCCCAAACAAACAGCCTCCACCTCATTCCTTTTTCCGCACTGCTCCCAATTCTGCTCCAGGAGAATCAGGAGGCAGATGCTGGGGAAACTTGTGTTGTCAGCTGCCTCCAGAAAGCATTGCCTCTTTTTTCTCTTGGCATAACAGTTGGCCTCTGAGGAAAGCCTGAGCCCCAAGGAAGAGTCTTCCAGGCTTGTGGGGCCTGCGGTGCTGGCTGCAATTGACGGGAAGAGCAGCGTACCCGTCAGCAGAGGACATGTGGTAGGAGCTACTTTGGAAGCAAAGCACTAATTGCCCCCCGCGTAATGTCTCTGTGAGACCCCTGCAGGGTTTTTCTCATCAGGGCTGTAAGAGTCAAAGAGCAAGCAGCAAAGGGGCAAAGTCCCGgtgttcctccctgcccattGCTGGGCTGTGGGGTGTTGGGGGAGCAGCCAGTGGACACTGTCTCCTCCTTGGCAGGAGTTGGGCAGTGAGAAGACTCGGGTTCCCCATCCTCCGGCGGAGCCCAGAAGAAAGGAGACCAAGCGGAGGTGGAGAACAGCTGTGAACCCTCCACCAGTGGATGAGGAGAGTGCAGCGGCCATGCTGCAGCAAATCCAGGCTGAGTAAGTGTGCTCCAGCTACAGTCTGGGGCAGTGGAGGGGCCGTGACCCCCCCAAGGTATTATGGATGCAAGTCCCCGAGGCCTGGGGTGGCATAGCACCTCCTCTGATTTCTCGTGCCATGGCAATGACCTGGGTTCCTGCCTgcctcctcccaggggcctttGTGCAGCCCCCAGCTAACCTCGGAAACTCCTCCCAGGTTGCGAGGGCTGTGGGTGCACGCGGGCCTGGGTGGGTgccggggctggagcagggcagaggcaggaagggTGCCAGGCAGCGGGTGAGAGATTTGTGCCTCTcgttgcagccacctttcccctcgaggAGTCCAGGTTCTGAAaggcttggaggcattcaggacCCGCCAAGaaacattcaagtgtgctgccgAGAGGAAGAGAGCGCAGCAAGaggagcagaagcagctgcccTGGTAAATCTCTCCCGAGAGGGAGGCTGCTTTCCCCTGCTGCAATGCCCATGCTCCCACTGACGGCAGCATCAGGGGAAAGGGCatctcttctctgccttctccctgttcCTACAACTGCCCCCCTTGCTGTTGAACTCTCTAGCAGTCGGCGAGGATGCTGGTATGGCTCCGGAGGGGAAGGCCCTACGAAGAGCGCTGTCCACAAGGCAGCGGGGCACCATGGGCAAGGCCGAAGAAAGGTCCTGAGCTGCTGCTATGGAGCTGTCTGGCCCTAAAGCTCGGCCAGCGACGAGCAGTGGCACCTGCACGGCCGAGTGGAGACGCGTGGGCGTTTCCTTTGTAGTGCTGGAGCTGCTTGCAAAGGGGCTTCCCAAATGCAAGAATCCACCTCTAAATAaagagcagtgctgctgtttgCAGCTGGAGTGACCGACCTGTGCCTGGTGGTGGACTTCTCTGGACGGATTGTACCAACCGCACTCGTGACCCTGGAATTATCCCCCGACTCCCCATCCTTCCTATAGCATGCACCCAACATACAAGCCCCCACCCGCTCTTCACACACACCGTGTGCTGGCCGAGTGTTGACACCGCACATCCCCACTGCCCTGGGGCAAAAGCATCTCTGCCAAAAGGCCGGCTGCCCTGGGGAGGAGAACTTGAAAGCAGGAAcaagggggaaggagaggacaagCCCCAGCCAAAGGAAGGAGTGGTGGAGGGGGCTGGCCAGCAAAGGGTGTGTGTTGAGCTTGAGAGACCCCCTTGCTGCAGCAGGGCAACACGGTGAGGGAAGCTCTCACATGTCTTGTGGGAAAGCAGAAGACCTGGGCGCCTCTCTGAGGTGCCTGGACACTAGTCCGTGCAGCCAGGGGAGCAAACAGGAGGAACTGGAGGTCTGTGTGCACCAGCGAGGCACTGATCTCCCTGGGATCCCAGACATGTGGCGAGATAGCTCACAAGACTGGAACGCTGCAATGCATGGACACAGGCTCTTTCGGAAGGACTGTCTGGGAAGGCAAGGATGTGGTGGAGTTCAGGGTCCTGAGAGGCGGGcgagaagcagggagaaagcaggagcacaaggctagacttcaggagagcagccTTGGGCCTGCTCAGGGATGTGCTTGCAAGAACGCCACGGGCAACCAAAGAAAGACTCGGGGCaatatgggcctgctgctgaatggggcagaggacctggtgacaaaggacaccaCAAGGCCAAGGTTCTCGGTGCCCTCTTTGCATCAGTCTTTCCTGGTGAGATGTGCCCTgcggaatcccaggcccctgagacctgTGGGGCAGTCTGGAGTGAGCAAGACTCTTCCTCAGCGGAGGAGCATGGGGTTAGGGAAGATAGAAAGAGGTCGGGCCTGCTTAAGTCCGagtactgagggagctggctgttGTCCCAGGGAGGCCACTCTCCGTTCTCTTGGAAAGGCCATGGCAACTGGGGGAGGTTGCTGAGGTCTGGAAGAAAGCCAACATCCCTCCTAGCCTCAAGGCTGGCAAGCCGGAGGATGCGGGCAACTACCAGCCTGTCAGCCTCAGCTTGATCCCCCAGAAGGGGATGGAGAAAACCCTCCCGGGAGCCATTTCCACACATCTTTTCACCAGAGGGGGAttgggaagagtcagcatggaCATAAGCAAGGTCCAATAGCCAGCATGGGCATAAGCAAGGTAACTCTACGATGAACTGACTCGCTCGGTGgagaaggggagagcagtgggcaGTATTGATTTGGCTTTAAGAAGGGGTTGATCCAGCCGACAGTTGCACACCATGGTGCATAAGAGTAGCAGGAGCGACAATGGCCATAGCTTGAAAGCAGAGAGTCAGACCGGAGAGACGGAAGGCTGTTCCACGAAGCCTGTGTTTAAGCATTGGAAAGTGTGGCGCAGAGAAAGTGTGTCATCTTCATCCCAGGAGGTTTCAAGGCTGGATGGAGGCCTGAGAAACCT includes these proteins:
- the LOC135323857 gene encoding uncharacterized protein LOC135323857, coding for MSNGTQAWRVELETMEIVQWDQGQSLAFLYQEQQKEAQAEWAAWEACFAGQAQELAQLASEESLSPKEESSRLVGPAVLAAIDGKSSVPVSRGHVELGSEKTRVPHPPAEPRRKETKRRWRTAVNPPPVDEESAAAMLQQIQADHLSPRGVQVLKGLEAFRTRQETFKYAAERKRAQQEEQKQLPCTRRGCWYGSGGEGPTKSAVHKAAGHHGQGRRKVLSCCYGAVWP